Genomic DNA from Pistricoccus aurantiacus:
GCGGGAAATCGGCAGCTTCTGGGCCAGGTGGGTCAGCAGGGCGTTGGACAGCCCCAGATTACCCTCGGAGTTCTCGAAATCGATGGGGTTGACCTTGTGGGGCATGGTCGAGGAGCCGATCTCGCCTTCCACGGTCTTCTGCTTGAAGTAGCCAAGGGAGATATAGCCCCAGATATCCCGGTCGAAGTCGATCAGGATGGTGTGGAAGCGGCACACCGCATCGAACAGCTCCGCGATATAGTCGTGGGGCTCGATCTGGGTGGTGTAGGGATTGAAACCCAGGCCCAGGCTTTCGATGAATTGCCTGGCGTTTTCCGCCCAGTCGATTTCCGGATAGGTGGCCAGGTGAGCATTGTAATTGCCCACCGCGCCGTTGATCTTGCCCAGCAGCTCCACGGATTCGATCTGCTTGAGCTGGCGCCGGAGACGGTAGGCAACGTTGGCCATTTCCTTGCCCAGAGTGGTGGGGCTGGCGGTCTGGCCGTGGGTGCGGGACAGCATCGGCTGATCCGCGTGTTGCGCCGCAAGACCAGCGATGGCGTCGATGGTCTCCTCCATCTTCGGAATGACCACCGCCAGGCCGCCCTTGAGCATCAAGGCATGGGAGAGATTGTTGATGTCCTCGCTGGTGCAGGCGAAATGAATGAACTCGCTGACTGCGTTCAGCTCGGAATGCTCGGCAATGCGTTCCTTCAAGAAATATTCCACTGCCTTGACGTCATGATTGGTGATGCGCTCGATTTCCTTGATACGCGCTGCATCCCGCTCCGAGAAATCTTGCACCAGAGTATCAAGAAAGGCCCTGGCGTCTTCGGAAAACGCGGGAACCTCCTTGATGCCGGGATGCGCCGCCAGGGTCTCCAGCCAGCGCACCTCGACAGTGACCCGGGCGCGAATCAAGCCGAATTCGCTGAAATGCTCGCGAAGCATCGCGGCCTTGTCGCCGTAGCGGCCATCCACCGGGGAGAGTGCGGTCAAGGAAGAGAGTTGCATGGGTCGATATCCGGGAAGTAGGAAAAAGTAAAAAAGAGAGCTTAGTTGAATTGTTCGAGAGCCCGCCGCATGGCGCCCCGCTGCAGAATCAGCTTCCAGCGTCGTCCGCCCTGTTGATGCCAGAGCAGGCCGAAGCGCACTCCGGAAAGCAGGGCGGCGCGAACTCGTTCCGGCATCATGCGTTGCTGAAGCAAGGTCGGATTGCCCTGCACCACGATGCGATAGCGAAAGGTGGACAGGGTGTCTTGATACAATTCGCCCAGGCTCGCCACCACGTTTTCATGAGTATCGCCGAAATGGGCAGCCTGTTCCTGCACCCGGCCCAGGCGTTCTCCCAAGGTGTCGAGCATGGCGGTATCCTTGCGCAGCTTGCCCATCAGCAGCAGCAGGGAGAAACCGTAGCGCAGCACCGCGGGGTTGACGGACTGGCGCTGTCCTACCACCGCTTTCAGCACCTCGAGTCCCTGGCGCAGGTTGTTGGGATGGCCGCCATAGATACTTTCGAAGCTTTCCGGATTGGTATCCACGGTAGCGCGAATCAGGGTCTTCCAGGCTCGCTCGTCCGCCTGGCCGTTGCGGGCCAGTTCGTCGACCACCGTGGCGGCCTGAAATACCCCGGCCAGCGCCAGGGTTTGCCGAGCGATGGGCGATTGTGGTGCGGTATGAATCGGGGTCGGAGTCATGAAGCGAGCTCGATGGGGTAGGAAGTCGCGTGCTTGCGAGTCGCTCGGATGACGCCGCCGCCCAGGCAGATATCGCCTCGATAGAGCACCAGGGATTGTCCCGGAGTCACCGCCCATTGAGGGTCGTCGAAGATCGCCTCAACGCTGCCGTCTTCACGGGCGTGTACGGTGCAGGGAACGTCCGCCTGGCGATAGCGAGTCTTGGCGGTAAAGCGTCCTTGAACAACCGGCGCTTCCCCGGCCACCGGGGTGCCGGCCACCCAGTCCACAGGCTCGGTGATCAGAGCGTCGCTGTACAGCAGAGGATGCTCCTTGCCCTGCACCGCCACCAGCACGTTGCGCTCCAGATCCTTGCCGGCCGCGTACCAGGGCGCCTCGGGATAATTCGCTAGGCCGCCGATGCCCAGTCCTTGGCGCTGGCCCAGGGTGTAGTACATCAGCCCCTGATGCTTGCCGATGACCTCGCCCTCCGGGGTTTCGATGTGACCCGGCCGCGCCGGCAGATATTGCTGGAGAAAATCGCGAAAACGCCGCTCGCCGATGAAACAGATGCCGGTGGAATCCTTCTTCCTAGCGGTTGCCAGGTCATGGCGTTCGGCGATGGCGCGTACCTCGGATTTCTCCAGTTCGCCGACGGGAAACAGGCAGCGGGCGATAGCGGCTTCCGGCACCGCGTGCAGGAAATAGCTCTGGTCCTTGTTGGCGTCCAGCCCCTTGAGCAAACAAGGCCGACCGTCATGCTCACCGCGGCGCACGTAGTGGCCGGTGGCGATCCTGTCGGCGCCAAGCATCTTGGCGTATTCGAGAAACACCTTGAACTTGATTTCCCGGTTGCAGAGGATGTCCGGGTTCGGCGTGCGTCCGGCGGCGTATTCCGCCAGGAAGTGCTCGAACACGTTGTCCCAGTATTCCGCGGCGAAGTTGGCGGTATGCAGATGAATACCCAGACGCTCGCAGACTGCCTGAGCGTCCGCCAGATCCGCCTTGGCAGTGCAGTACTCGGTGCCGTCGTCCTCGTCCCAGTTCTTCATGAACAGACCTTCCACCCGGTAGCCCTGCTCCAGCAGCAGCAGGGCGGAAACCGAGGAATCGACGCCGCCGGACATGCCGACGATGACCTTGGCGGCAGGATTCGTTGACGTGGACGGGCTCACGGAAGCGTTGGCCGTGACGGATGACATGGCGATTCTCGAACCGATGGAGTGACAAATGACGAAGGATTATACCCGAAAGTGCCGTGATGCTTCGAGTGTCTGGTCGCTCTTCCTCTCTCAGTATTCCTGAATGACATCGAGCGGAAAGCGCCGACCTCTGCGAACGTCGCGAATGCGCCGCATCACCAGCGGGCTGCGCAGGCGTCCGGTACGCTCCAGATCCTCGAGTTCGTCGAAGGTCAGCCAGTGGGTCGCCAGGATGGCGCTGTCCAGCGGCGTGCCCAGATGCGCCAGCACCATGCCTGAGAAGCCGTGGCTGTGAAAGACCAGCCCGTCCGGGGCATGATAGGTATAAAGACCCAGGTAATCCGTCAGCCCCACTCGCCAGGCGCTTTCCTCGCGGATTTCTCGTTCCGCGGCTTCCACCAGGGTTTCGCCAGGTTCCAGATGGCCAGCGGGCTGATTGAACAGCGTGCGGGGCCCGCCAGAGCTATTCCTGGAAAGCTCCTCGACCATCAAGTAGCATCCCGCCCGCTCGATCACGCTGGCGACGGTGACTCGCGGTGTCCAGCGATTCATCGCTTGCTCCTTGCTGAAGGCGAACGTGGCGCGTGCAGGACTTCCCGGCGCCACTGCCCCGGTGCAAGGTTTTCGAGACGCCAGCTGCCGATGGCGGTGCGTATCAGGCGCAGGGTGGGGTGGCCGATGGCAGCGGTCATACGTCGCACCTGGCGATTGCGCCCCTCCTGGATGCTGAGCTCGAGCCAGCTTGTCGGAATGTGCCGGCGGCTACGTACCGGCGGCTGGCGTGGGCTAACCTCCGGTTTCTCCAGGCGGCGCAACTTTGCCGGGCGAGTCGGGCCGTCCTTCAGTGTCAGGCCGTCGCGCAGCCTGTCCAGGGCGCGAGCATCCGGTATGCCTTCCACCTGCACCCAGTAGGTCTTGGGCTGTTTGTAACGCGGATGGGCGATACGCTGGATCAAATCGCCGTCGTCCGTGAGCAGCAGTAGCCCTTCGGAGTCGTAATCCAGCCGGCCCGCGGGATAGATGCCGGGTATTGCGATGAGATCCGCCAGGGTAGGCCGACCTTCCCGGTCGGTAAACTGGGATAGCATCCGATAGGGCTTGTGGAGCAGGTAGAGGTTCATCGCAGCTCCTCTGTTGTTAGGTGCAAAGAGCCAAGTGCAAAGAGCCGAACGCCTGGGGCCGGGCAGCGTGGTCGGTGCCTTAACGCGACGGTTCCCATCCGCCGCGGGCGGAAGGGAACCGAAGAGCCGCTCATCACGTACATATAGGATAGGGCGGCGGGTTGCCGTGTGACGGCAGGTCAGCCCTTGGCGACCATCGCCAAGGCCTCGTTCAGGGTCTTGCTGGGACGCATGACGGAGCGGGCCAGCTCGTGGTCAATGTGGTAGTAGCCCTTGAGGTCGACCGGCTGGCCCTGCACGCCGTTGAGCTCATCGAGGATGGCAGTCTCCTTGGATCTGAGGGTCTCGGCCAGACGACCGAAGAGATCCTTGAGGCCGGCGTCCTGGTTCTGGGCGGCCAGGGCTTCGGCCCAGTACAGGGCCAGATAGAAATGACTGCCGCGGTTGTCCAGTTCTCCCACCTTGCGGGAGGGCGACT
This window encodes:
- the mnmA gene encoding tRNA 2-thiouridine(34) synthase MnmA is translated as MSSVTANASVSPSTSTNPAAKVIVGMSGGVDSSVSALLLLEQGYRVEGLFMKNWDEDDGTEYCTAKADLADAQAVCERLGIHLHTANFAAEYWDNVFEHFLAEYAAGRTPNPDILCNREIKFKVFLEYAKMLGADRIATGHYVRRGEHDGRPCLLKGLDANKDQSYFLHAVPEAAIARCLFPVGELEKSEVRAIAERHDLATARKKDSTGICFIGERRFRDFLQQYLPARPGHIETPEGEVIGKHQGLMYYTLGQRQGLGIGGLANYPEAPWYAAGKDLERNVLVAVQGKEHPLLYSDALITEPVDWVAGTPVAGEAPVVQGRFTAKTRYRQADVPCTVHAREDGSVEAIFDDPQWAVTPGQSLVLYRGDICLGGGVIRATRKHATSYPIELAS
- the purB gene encoding adenylosuccinate lyase, which codes for MQLSSLTALSPVDGRYGDKAAMLREHFSEFGLIRARVTVEVRWLETLAAHPGIKEVPAFSEDARAFLDTLVQDFSERDAARIKEIERITNHDVKAVEYFLKERIAEHSELNAVSEFIHFACTSEDINNLSHALMLKGGLAVVIPKMEETIDAIAGLAAQHADQPMLSRTHGQTASPTTLGKEMANVAYRLRRQLKQIESVELLGKINGAVGNYNAHLATYPEIDWAENARQFIESLGLGFNPYTTQIEPHDYIAELFDAVCRFHTILIDFDRDIWGYISLGYFKQKTVEGEIGSSTMPHKVNPIDFENSEGNLGLSNALLTHLAQKLPISRWQRDLTDSTVLRNLGVGLAYGMVAYQATLKGIRKLETNPERLAADLDASWEVLAEPIQTVMRRYGIEKPYEKLKELTRGKRIDQAGFATFIDTLELPTEVKTELKALTPATYTGNAAEQARKLQNW
- the hflD gene encoding high frequency lysogenization protein HflD, yielding MTPTPIHTAPQSPIARQTLALAGVFQAATVVDELARNGQADERAWKTLIRATVDTNPESFESIYGGHPNNLRQGLEVLKAVVGQRQSVNPAVLRYGFSLLLLMGKLRKDTAMLDTLGERLGRVQEQAAHFGDTHENVVASLGELYQDTLSTFRYRIVVQGNPTLLQQRMMPERVRAALLSGVRFGLLWHQQGGRRWKLILQRGAMRRALEQFN
- a CDS encoding NUDIX domain-containing protein, whose protein sequence is MNRWTPRVTVASVIERAGCYLMVEELSRNSSGGPRTLFNQPAGHLEPGETLVEAAEREIREESAWRVGLTDYLGLYTYHAPDGLVFHSHGFSGMVLAHLGTPLDSAILATHWLTFDELEDLERTGRLRSPLVMRRIRDVRRGRRFPLDVIQEY
- a CDS encoding pseudouridine synthase; translated protein: MNLYLLHKPYRMLSQFTDREGRPTLADLIAIPGIYPAGRLDYDSEGLLLLTDDGDLIQRIAHPRYKQPKTYWVQVEGIPDARALDRLRDGLTLKDGPTRPAKLRRLEKPEVSPRQPPVRSRRHIPTSWLELSIQEGRNRQVRRMTAAIGHPTLRLIRTAIGSWRLENLAPGQWRREVLHAPRSPSARSKR